The Streptomyces puniciscabiei genome contains a region encoding:
- a CDS encoding ABC transporter permease → MHLSRTARIALRTGAGLGFAVIYVPLLLVLVNSLNPDRSASWPPPGLAWHWWSVAVHNAGARQALWVSVKAGLGATAIALVLGTLSAFAVARHRFFGRDTVSFIVVLPIALPGIVTGIALNSAFGTVLEPLGVGLGLFTVIVGHATFCIVVVFNNVVARLRRTSASYEEAAMDLGATTFRAFADVTFPLVRSALLAGALLAFALSFDEIVVTTFTAGPGIETLPIWIFDNMTRPQQAPVVNVVAAVLVLLSVIPIYIAQRLSADTATSSRV, encoded by the coding sequence ATGCATCTCAGCCGCACCGCGCGCATCGCCCTGCGCACCGGCGCCGGGCTCGGCTTCGCGGTGATCTACGTCCCGCTGCTGCTCGTCCTCGTCAACTCGCTCAATCCCGACCGCAGTGCGAGCTGGCCACCGCCCGGGCTGGCGTGGCACTGGTGGTCGGTGGCGGTGCACAACGCCGGTGCCCGGCAGGCGCTGTGGGTCTCGGTGAAGGCGGGGCTGGGCGCGACCGCGATCGCGCTGGTCCTCGGCACGCTCAGCGCGTTCGCCGTGGCCCGGCACCGCTTCTTCGGCCGTGACACGGTGTCGTTCATCGTGGTGCTGCCGATCGCGCTGCCCGGCATCGTCACCGGCATCGCCCTCAACTCGGCCTTCGGCACGGTGCTGGAGCCGCTCGGCGTGGGTCTCGGCCTGTTCACTGTGATCGTCGGCCATGCGACGTTCTGCATCGTGGTGGTCTTCAACAACGTGGTGGCGCGGTTGCGCCGGACGTCCGCCTCGTACGAGGAAGCGGCCATGGATCTCGGCGCGACCACCTTCCGCGCCTTCGCGGACGTCACCTTCCCGCTGGTCCGCTCCGCGCTGCTGGCGGGAGCCCTGCTGGCCTTCGCCCTCTCCTTCGACGAGATCGTGGTCACCACGTTCACCGCGGGACCCGGGATCGAGACCCTCCCGATCTGGATCTTCGACAACATGACCCGGCCGCAGCAGGCGCCGGTGGTGAACGTCGTGGCCGCCGTCCTCGTCCTGCTGTCGGTGATCCCGATCTACATCGCCCAGCGGCTGTCCGCCGACACGGCGACGTCGAGCCGGGTGTGA
- a CDS encoding DMT family transporter, producing the protein MIGLAAAFAVAGAASNAVGTAFQRKAASASSRGGLRLLAELVRRPVWVIGMCGVVCAALFQSLALVNGPLALVQPLFILELPFALLVAAPLMHRRLPHSGWWGVGACVAGLAVLLVAAAPHGAVDHAPLSRWIPALCLCVGGMAAAVVLSGRDRSPARRAALLAAASATGNALTAALLKSASGTFADHGFAAFLRSWQTYGFALAGVAAVILLENALQAGPLAAAQPALTIGDAVVSLTLGMTLFGERIRTGWWLVPEAAGALLIVGGVVVLSRAVQHITVVPVAVEERDLAT; encoded by the coding sequence GTGATCGGACTGGCCGCGGCGTTCGCCGTCGCGGGCGCGGCGAGCAACGCCGTGGGCACCGCCTTCCAGCGCAAGGCCGCGTCGGCGAGCAGCCGCGGCGGGCTCCGGCTGCTCGCGGAGCTGGTCCGCCGGCCCGTCTGGGTGATCGGCATGTGCGGTGTGGTCTGCGCCGCGCTGTTCCAGAGCCTGGCCCTGGTAAACGGCCCGCTCGCGCTGGTGCAGCCGCTGTTCATCCTGGAGCTGCCCTTCGCGCTGCTTGTCGCCGCCCCGCTGATGCACCGGCGGCTGCCCCACTCGGGCTGGTGGGGCGTCGGCGCCTGTGTCGCGGGCCTCGCCGTGCTCCTGGTCGCCGCCGCCCCGCACGGCGCCGTCGACCACGCTCCGCTCAGCCGCTGGATCCCGGCGCTGTGCCTGTGCGTCGGCGGGATGGCCGCCGCGGTGGTGCTGTCCGGCCGCGACCGCTCGCCGGCCCGGCGCGCCGCGCTGCTGGCCGCCGCCTCCGCCACGGGCAACGCGCTGACGGCCGCCCTGCTGAAATCGGCCAGCGGCACCTTCGCCGACCACGGATTCGCGGCGTTCCTGCGGTCCTGGCAGACGTACGGCTTCGCGCTCGCCGGCGTCGCGGCCGTGATCCTGCTGGAGAACGCGCTCCAGGCCGGTCCCCTGGCCGCGGCACAGCCGGCGCTGACCATCGGCGACGCGGTGGTGAGCCTGACGCTCGGCATGACCCTGTTCGGGGAACGGATCCGCACGGGCTGGTGGCTCGTCCCGGAGGCGGCCGGCGCCCTGCTGATCGTCGGCGGCGTGGTGGTGCTCAGCCGGGCCGTCCAGCACATCACCGTGGTGCCGGTCGCGGTGGAGGAACGGGACCTGGCGACCTGA
- a CDS encoding SDR family oxidoreductase — protein sequence MIVVTGATGNVGRTLVATLSRAGESVAAVARRVGAADVPPGVRAVAADLGEPQSLAPALEGAEALFLLVAGEDPAGILRQATTAGVRKVVLLSSQGVGTRPDVYAHAARFEAAVADSGLPFTVLRSGGLASNALAWAEPVRRHRIAAAPFADVALPFVDPDDVAAVAAAVLREDGHGGATYTLTGPEPTTPRQRAAAVAAALGEPVTFVEQSREEAHAQMVRLMPPAVAEGTLAILGAPTPDEQAVGPDVARLLGRPAAPFSAWAARNVAAFR from the coding sequence ATGATCGTTGTCACGGGCGCCACGGGGAATGTCGGACGGACCCTGGTCGCGACGTTGAGCCGGGCCGGGGAGAGCGTGGCGGCCGTCGCCCGGCGCGTCGGCGCGGCGGACGTGCCGCCGGGAGTGCGCGCGGTGGCCGCCGATCTCGGGGAGCCGCAGAGCCTCGCCCCCGCCCTGGAGGGCGCCGAGGCACTGTTCCTGCTCGTGGCCGGCGAGGATCCGGCCGGCATCCTGCGCCAGGCCACCACGGCCGGGGTGAGGAAGGTGGTACTGCTGTCCTCGCAGGGCGTGGGCACCCGGCCGGACGTCTACGCGCACGCGGCCCGCTTCGAGGCGGCGGTGGCCGACTCAGGGCTGCCGTTCACCGTGCTGCGCTCGGGCGGACTGGCCTCCAACGCGCTGGCCTGGGCCGAGCCGGTCCGCCGGCACCGCATCGCCGCGGCACCCTTCGCCGATGTGGCGCTGCCGTTCGTCGATCCGGACGACGTGGCCGCGGTGGCGGCGGCCGTACTGCGCGAGGACGGACACGGCGGCGCCACGTACACGCTGACCGGCCCGGAGCCCACCACCCCACGACAGCGTGCGGCGGCTGTCGCCGCCGCGCTCGGGGAACCGGTGACGTTCGTGGAACAGAGCCGCGAGGAGGCCCACGCGCAGATGGTCCGCCTCATGCCGCCCGCCGTCGCCGAGGGCACGCTCGCGATCCTGGGCGCGCCCACCCCTGACGAGCAGGCGGTCGGCCCGGATGTGGCGCGCCTGCTCGGCCGCCCCGCGGCCCCCTTCTCCGCCTGGGCGGCACGGAACGTGGCCGCGTTCCGCTGA
- a CDS encoding TetR/AcrR family transcriptional regulator: MTDSDSPAAARAGRPGRSGRGGKRERLVEAAVQVFHEQGVEKTTLGDIARTAEVPLGNVYYYFKTKDQLVEAAVDAHCAHLDQLTARLDALPDPAARLKALVAGWVDQRETAARFGCPFGTLATELDKRDDGLDRAAAKVMRALLDWVESQFAQLGRADAAALAVELVAAYQGMSVLTNTLRDPALMADQGERLQLWIDGIAGR, translated from the coding sequence GTGACTGACTCAGATTCCCCCGCCGCGGCCCGGGCCGGGCGACCCGGCCGATCCGGCCGAGGCGGCAAGCGTGAGCGCCTGGTCGAAGCGGCCGTCCAGGTCTTCCACGAGCAGGGCGTGGAGAAGACCACCCTCGGCGACATCGCCCGCACCGCCGAGGTGCCGCTCGGCAACGTCTACTACTACTTCAAGACCAAGGACCAGCTGGTCGAAGCCGCAGTGGACGCCCACTGCGCGCACCTGGACCAGCTCACAGCCCGGTTGGACGCCCTCCCGGACCCGGCCGCCCGGCTGAAGGCCCTCGTCGCCGGCTGGGTCGACCAGCGGGAGACCGCGGCCCGCTTCGGCTGCCCCTTCGGCACCCTCGCCACCGAGCTCGACAAGCGCGACGACGGTTTGGACCGGGCCGCCGCGAAGGTCATGCGGGCCCTGCTCGACTGGGTGGAGTCCCAGTTCGCCCAGCTGGGCCGTGCGGACGCCGCGGCCCTCGCCGTCGAACTCGTCGCCGCCTACCAGGGCATGTCCGTCCTCACCAACACCCTGCGCGATCCCGCCCTGATGGCCGACCAGGGCGAACGCCTCCAGCTGTGGATCGACGGGATCGCGGGGCGGTAG
- a CDS encoding RidA family protein, with product MTERRAILSGSTFEEQIGYARAVVDGDWVHVSGTTGFDYTTMTIADDVVEQAEQCLRNIEAALTEAKCTFADVVRVRYLLPDRADFEPCWPVLRRCFGSVRPAATMLECGLSDPRMKIEIEVVARRRAG from the coding sequence ATGACAGAGCGACGTGCGATCCTCAGCGGCTCGACGTTCGAGGAGCAGATCGGTTACGCCCGTGCCGTGGTCGACGGCGACTGGGTGCATGTGTCCGGGACCACCGGGTTCGACTACACCACCATGACCATCGCGGACGACGTCGTGGAGCAGGCCGAGCAGTGCCTGCGCAACATCGAGGCCGCGCTCACCGAGGCGAAGTGCACCTTCGCCGACGTGGTGCGGGTGCGCTATCTGCTTCCGGACCGCGCGGACTTCGAGCCCTGCTGGCCGGTGCTGCGACGCTGCTTCGGCTCCGTCCGTCCGGCCGCCACCATGCTGGAATGCGGCCTCTCCGACCCCCGCATGAAGATCGAGATCGAGGTCGTCGCCCGCCGCCGCGCCGGTTGA
- a CDS encoding ABC transporter permease, translating to MTTDATTAAGRGTVRRLAGTLHRRPRLRLTLLLTAPLLWLAVLYLGSLAVLFVSAFWTTDSFTSQVVKVWSTDNFHELLTTPVFRQVILRSVGVALAVTVLCAVIAFPVAFYTARVATPRRRPLLVVAILTPLWASYLVKVYAWRLILSQGGLADWMLAPFGLSGPGFGLPATVLTLTYLWLPYMILPIHTALEQLPAALLDASADLGARAGRTFRSVVLPMVLPSVAAGSVFTFSLSLGDYITVQIVGGKTQLIGNLVYSNIELNLPMAAALGTVPVLVIVLYLLAIRRTGALDSL from the coding sequence GTGACGACCGACGCGACGACCGCCGCCGGCCGGGGAACCGTCCGGCGGCTCGCCGGAACCCTGCACCGCAGACCCCGGCTGCGGCTGACCCTGCTGCTCACCGCGCCGCTGCTGTGGCTCGCCGTCCTCTACCTCGGCTCGCTCGCGGTCCTGTTCGTCTCCGCGTTCTGGACCACGGACTCCTTCACCTCGCAGGTGGTGAAGGTCTGGTCGACGGACAACTTCCACGAGCTGCTGACCACGCCCGTCTTCCGTCAGGTGATCCTGCGCAGCGTGGGCGTGGCGCTCGCGGTGACCGTGCTGTGCGCGGTGATCGCCTTCCCCGTCGCCTTCTACACCGCTCGCGTGGCCACGCCGCGCCGGCGCCCGCTCCTGGTAGTGGCGATCCTCACGCCGCTGTGGGCGAGTTACCTGGTCAAGGTGTACGCCTGGCGGCTCATCCTGTCCCAGGGCGGGCTCGCCGACTGGATGCTCGCGCCGTTCGGGCTGAGCGGCCCCGGCTTCGGCCTGCCCGCCACGGTCCTCACCCTGACCTACCTGTGGCTGCCGTACATGATCCTGCCGATCCACACAGCCCTCGAACAGCTCCCGGCAGCCCTTCTCGACGCCTCGGCGGACCTCGGGGCGCGGGCCGGGCGGACCTTCCGCTCGGTGGTCCTGCCGATGGTGCTGCCCTCGGTCGCGGCCGGCTCGGTGTTCACCTTCTCGCTCAGCCTCGGCGACTACATCACCGTGCAGATCGTCGGCGGCAAGACCCAGCTGATCGGCAACCTGGTGTACTCCAACATCGAGCTCAACCTGCCCATGGCCGCCGCGCTCGGCACCGTACCGGTCCTCGTGATCGTCCTGTACCTGCTGGCGATCCGCCGCACCGGTGCACTCGACAGCCTGTAG
- a CDS encoding universal stress protein, translating to MAPQEPAGGTPAGDVVVGVSDSLAGLAALRRGILEARRTRRTLVAVRAWEPPEGDALYRRWPEPSWSRLWADEARQRLDRAFELAAGGAPADLRIVRRVVRGPAGPVLCSIAASPDDLLVIGVARPRGPAARLHRRPVHRHVPARARCEVLVVAGPRLLPREARILRRGERMRRRGRARGLVS from the coding sequence ATGGCACCACAGGAACCCGCCGGTGGCACGCCTGCCGGAGATGTCGTCGTCGGAGTGAGCGACTCGCTCGCCGGGCTGGCCGCGTTGCGCCGCGGCATCCTGGAGGCCCGCAGAACCCGCCGCACGCTGGTGGCCGTGCGAGCCTGGGAACCGCCGGAGGGCGATGCCCTGTACCGGCGGTGGCCGGAGCCGTCGTGGAGCCGGCTGTGGGCCGACGAGGCGCGGCAGCGGCTGGACCGGGCCTTCGAACTGGCAGCCGGCGGAGCCCCGGCCGACCTGCGGATCGTACGGCGGGTCGTCAGGGGCCCCGCGGGGCCGGTGCTGTGCTCGATCGCGGCGTCCCCGGACGACCTGCTGGTCATCGGCGTGGCCAGGCCCCGGGGCCCGGCGGCCCGGCTGCACCGCAGGCCGGTGCACCGGCACGTCCCGGCCCGCGCCCGGTGCGAGGTCCTGGTCGTGGCCGGCCCCCGGCTGCTGCCACGCGAGGCACGGATCCTGCGACGTGGAGAACGGATGCGGCGGCGGGGCCGGGCGAGGGGCCTGGTGTCCTGA
- a CDS encoding alpha/beta fold hydrolase, translating into MTDTIRHRPVFAHAQDGTALASQRQGDGPPLVLLAGQANNHHWWDAVRGDFHATRSTITLDYRGTGASDKPHDGYSTRQFADDVIAVLDELGIERADVYGTSMGGRVAQWVAAGHPERVRRLVLGCTSPGGRHAVERDTSVRRALAQPDPKAVRHTLLDLMYSPAWLADHPGPYGVLGDPGMPAHARRGHLRASHEHDAWDALPTIGAPTLILHGGQDRLTPVANLPLLAARIPDAHTHVFPGARHAYFEECRPAASALVTDFLEGEVRPKA; encoded by the coding sequence ATGACCGACACCATCCGACATCGGCCGGTCTTCGCCCACGCCCAGGACGGCACCGCACTCGCCTCTCAGCGGCAGGGCGACGGGCCGCCCCTCGTGCTGCTCGCCGGGCAGGCCAACAACCACCACTGGTGGGATGCGGTACGGGGGGACTTCCACGCCACGCGCAGCACGATCACGCTGGACTACCGGGGCACCGGAGCCAGTGACAAGCCCCACGACGGCTACTCCACCCGGCAGTTTGCCGACGACGTGATCGCCGTCCTCGACGAACTGGGCATAGAACGGGCCGACGTCTACGGCACGTCCATGGGCGGCCGGGTCGCACAGTGGGTGGCCGCCGGCCATCCCGAGCGGGTGCGCCGGCTCGTCCTCGGGTGCACCTCGCCCGGCGGCAGGCACGCCGTGGAACGGGACACCTCGGTACGGCGCGCACTGGCCCAGCCCGACCCGAAGGCCGTGCGACACACCCTGCTCGACCTGATGTACTCCCCCGCCTGGCTCGCCGACCACCCCGGCCCGTACGGCGTCCTCGGCGACCCCGGCATGCCCGCGCACGCCCGACGCGGTCATCTGCGGGCCAGCCACGAGCACGACGCCTGGGACGCGCTCCCCACCATCGGGGCCCCGACGCTGATCCTCCACGGCGGCCAGGACCGCCTCACACCCGTGGCCAACCTCCCCCTGCTCGCCGCCCGCATCCCCGACGCACACACCCATGTGTTCCCCGGGGCCCGGCACGCCTACTTCGAGGAATGCCGTCCAGCGGCGAGCGCGCTCGTCACCGACTTCCTCGAGGGTGAGGTGCGGCCGAAGGCGTAG
- a CDS encoding elongation factor G, giving the protein MRTTSRTLNLGILAHVDAGKTSLTERLLYAAGVIEEIGSVDAGSTRTDSLELERRRGITIKTAVANFVLGSGGSAVSVNLVDTPGHPDFIAEVERVLGVLDGAVLVVSAVEGVQPQTRVLMRTLKRLGIPTLLFINKADRRGADDDRVLREIERRLAVPVIPMGRIADGLGTADARAVAFAPEDSAFTRNLLDALTLHDGTLLDAYVTDARTVTYERLRTALAAQARAGRIHPVYVGSAISGTGIAELIEGVREFLPAECGDAGGPLSGRVFKVERDKSGEKIAYVRLFSGELRVRDRVPVAGREGKVTDVAVFDRGAVERRMSVGAGQIAMLRGLADVRIGDGIGREPDDRPYRHVFAPPSLETVVVPAEPADRGALHLALTQLAEQDPLIGLRQDPEGQDLSVSLYGEVQKEVLAATLAEEYGLRVAFRETTPICVERVTGTGAAYEILDHDGNPFLATVGLRVEPGPAGGGVVFRREVELGSLPLGYMRAVEETVHATLRQGLYGWQVPDCVVTMTHSGFCSIRSTAGEFRGLTPLVLMAALRRAGTVVHEPMHRFRLEFPPDACAVVSPALARRRAVADPPVVLGDAYVVEGHVPADQVLGLEAELPELTGGEGVLETAFDHHRPATAPRTRTRTDHNPLHREAYLLHAHRRV; this is encoded by the coding sequence GTGCGTACTACGTCTCGCACGCTGAACCTGGGGATCCTGGCGCATGTCGACGCCGGTAAGACGAGCCTGACCGAGCGGCTGCTGTACGCGGCCGGGGTCATCGAGGAGATCGGCAGCGTCGACGCGGGCAGCACCCGGACCGACAGCCTGGAGCTGGAACGCCGACGTGGCATCACCATCAAGACTGCGGTCGCCAACTTCGTGCTCGGCAGCGGCGGTTCGGCCGTCTCGGTGAATCTGGTCGACACCCCGGGACACCCCGATTTCATCGCCGAGGTCGAGCGCGTCCTCGGCGTCCTGGACGGCGCGGTCCTCGTCGTCTCCGCCGTGGAGGGCGTGCAGCCGCAGACCCGAGTGCTGATGCGGACGCTGAAGCGGCTCGGCATCCCCACCCTGCTGTTCATCAACAAGGCCGACCGGCGCGGCGCCGACGACGACCGAGTGCTGCGCGAGATCGAGCGCAGGCTCGCTGTGCCGGTGATCCCCATGGGGCGGATCGCCGACGGTCTCGGCACAGCCGACGCGCGGGCCGTGGCCTTCGCACCGGAGGACAGCGCGTTCACGCGGAACCTCCTGGACGCCCTCACCCTCCACGACGGCACCCTGCTCGACGCGTACGTCACCGACGCGCGCACCGTCACGTACGAGCGGCTGCGTACCGCGCTCGCCGCACAGGCCCGCGCCGGGCGGATCCATCCCGTCTACGTCGGCTCGGCGATCAGCGGCACGGGCATCGCCGAACTCATCGAAGGCGTACGGGAATTCCTCCCCGCGGAGTGTGGGGATGCCGGAGGACCGCTGTCGGGGCGGGTGTTCAAGGTGGAGCGCGACAAGAGCGGCGAGAAGATCGCGTACGTCCGGCTGTTCTCCGGCGAACTCAGGGTCCGCGACCGCGTCCCGGTCGCGGGGCGCGAGGGCAAGGTCACGGACGTGGCCGTCTTCGACCGGGGTGCGGTGGAGCGCCGGATGTCGGTCGGAGCCGGTCAGATCGCGATGCTGCGCGGTCTCGCCGACGTCCGGATCGGGGACGGGATCGGCCGGGAGCCGGACGACCGGCCGTACCGGCATGTCTTCGCGCCGCCCTCGCTGGAGACCGTCGTGGTGCCCGCCGAGCCGGCCGACAGGGGCGCCCTGCACCTGGCCCTGACCCAACTCGCCGAGCAGGACCCGCTGATCGGGCTGCGCCAGGATCCGGAGGGACAGGACCTGTCCGTCTCCCTGTACGGCGAGGTGCAGAAGGAGGTCCTCGCCGCCACGCTGGCCGAGGAGTACGGGCTCAGGGTCGCGTTCCGGGAGACCACCCCGATCTGTGTGGAGCGCGTCACCGGGACCGGAGCGGCGTACGAGATCCTCGACCACGACGGGAACCCGTTCCTGGCCACCGTGGGGCTGCGGGTGGAGCCGGGGCCGGCCGGCGGCGGGGTCGTCTTCCGCCGCGAGGTCGAGCTCGGCTCGCTGCCGCTGGGATACATGCGCGCCGTCGAGGAGACGGTCCACGCCACGCTGCGGCAGGGCCTGTACGGCTGGCAGGTGCCCGATTGCGTGGTGACGATGACCCACTCGGGCTTCTGCAGCATCCGCAGCACGGCCGGCGAGTTCCGCGGCCTGACCCCGCTGGTCCTGATGGCCGCGCTGCGCCGGGCCGGGACTGTCGTGCACGAGCCGATGCACCGCTTCCGCCTGGAGTTCCCGCCGGACGCCTGCGCGGTCGTGTCACCGGCCCTGGCCCGCCGCCGCGCCGTCGCGGACCCGCCCGTGGTGCTCGGGGACGCGTACGTCGTCGAGGGTCATGTGCCCGCCGACCAGGTACTCGGCCTGGAAGCCGAGCTGCCCGAACTCACCGGCGGCGAGGGCGTCCTGGAGACGGCGTTCGACCACCACCGCCCGGCCACGGCTCCGCGAACCCGCACGCGCACCGACCACAACCCACTGCATCGCGAGGCATATCTGCTGCACGCGCACCGCAGGGTGTGA
- a CDS encoding glycosyl hydrolase family 18 protein, which yields MPRPRPVRALLAGLATLAASAGLAVGAGGTAHAATPLPTHLFAPYFEAYNGDSPAALAQASGAKYLTMAFLQTDKKGSCTPYWNGDTGTPVDSSVFGADFATIRSRGGDVIPSLGGYAADNGGTEIADSCTNVDSVAAAYEKIITTYDVSRLDMDVEDNSLTDTAGIDRRNQAIKKVQDWAAANGRSVQFSYTLPTTTTGLADSGLAVLRSAKNADAKVDVVNIMTFDYYDGATHHMATDTETAAGGLHDQLASLYPSLSDRQLWNMVGVTEMPGVDDYGPAETFTTADAPTVYDWAVAKGINTLSFWALQRDNGGCPGSGASDTCSGIAQDTWYFTHTFAPFTGGTTTPPTNGFSVSLSPASASVDPGGTATATVKTSVTSGSAQPVALTVSGAPNGVTASLSPSSVTAGGTSTLTVKTAAGTTPGTYPLTVTGTAGSTRHSSTLTLTVKGSAGTAALGNGDFETGSLAPWTCDSGAAIVPSPVHGGSHALKTAPSSAQTGQCAQTLTLKPNTAYTLSGWVQGPYAYLGVGGGATASTWTSSSSWSKLTVPFTTGASGTVTVYVHGWYGQGAVYADDLTLS from the coding sequence ATGCCACGTCCGAGACCGGTACGCGCCCTGCTCGCGGGCCTGGCCACCCTGGCCGCCTCCGCGGGACTCGCCGTCGGAGCAGGGGGCACCGCCCACGCGGCGACCCCGCTGCCCACACACCTCTTCGCGCCCTACTTCGAGGCCTACAACGGCGACAGCCCCGCCGCGCTCGCCCAGGCCTCCGGCGCCAAGTACCTGACCATGGCCTTCCTCCAGACCGACAAGAAGGGCTCCTGCACCCCGTACTGGAACGGCGACACCGGAACACCCGTCGACTCCTCCGTCTTCGGCGCCGACTTCGCCACCATCCGCTCGCGCGGCGGCGACGTGATCCCGTCCCTCGGCGGCTACGCGGCCGACAACGGCGGCACGGAAATCGCCGACAGCTGTACGAACGTGGACTCCGTCGCCGCCGCCTACGAGAAGATCATCACCACCTACGACGTCTCCCGGCTCGACATGGACGTCGAGGACAACTCGCTCACCGACACCGCCGGCATCGACCGCCGCAACCAGGCCATCAAGAAGGTCCAGGACTGGGCCGCCGCGAACGGCCGCTCGGTGCAGTTCTCCTACACCCTGCCCACCACGACCACCGGCCTCGCCGACAGCGGCCTCGCCGTGCTGCGCAGCGCGAAGAACGCCGACGCCAAGGTCGATGTCGTCAACATCATGACGTTCGACTACTACGACGGCGCCACCCACCACATGGCCACCGACACCGAAACGGCGGCAGGCGGACTGCACGACCAACTCGCCTCGCTCTACCCAAGTCTGTCGGACCGTCAACTGTGGAACATGGTCGGCGTCACCGAGATGCCCGGCGTGGACGACTACGGCCCGGCGGAGACCTTCACCACCGCCGACGCCCCCACGGTGTACGACTGGGCGGTCGCCAAGGGCATCAACACCCTGTCCTTCTGGGCCCTCCAGCGCGACAACGGCGGCTGCCCCGGCTCCGGCGCCTCCGACACCTGCTCCGGCATCGCCCAGGACACCTGGTACTTCACCCACACCTTCGCACCCTTCACCGGCGGTACGACGACCCCGCCGACGAACGGCTTCTCCGTGTCCCTCTCGCCCGCCTCCGCCTCGGTCGACCCCGGCGGCACCGCGACCGCGACGGTGAAGACCTCGGTCACCTCCGGCAGCGCACAGCCGGTCGCTCTGACGGTGAGCGGCGCGCCGAACGGGGTGACGGCCTCCCTCAGCCCGTCCTCGGTCACCGCGGGCGGCACCTCCACCCTCACAGTGAAGACCGCCGCCGGGACGACTCCCGGCACCTATCCCCTGACCGTCACCGGCACGGCGGGCTCGACCCGGCACAGCTCCACACTCACCCTGACGGTGAAGGGGTCCGCCGGCACCGCCGCCCTGGGCAACGGCGACTTCGAGACCGGCTCGCTCGCGCCGTGGACCTGTGACAGCGGGGCCGCCATCGTCCCGTCCCCCGTGCACGGCGGCTCCCACGCGCTGAAGACCGCGCCTTCCTCCGCGCAGACCGGCCAGTGCGCCCAGACCCTGACGCTGAAGCCGAACACCGCTTACACACTGAGCGGCTGGGTGCAGGGCCCGTACGCCTACCTCGGTGTCGGCGGAGGCGCGACGGCCAGTACCTGGACCTCGTCCTCCTCGTGGTCGAAGCTCACGGTCCCCTTCACGACCGGCGCCTCCGGCACGGTCACGGTGTACGTCCACGGCTGGTACGGCCAGGGCGCGGTCTACGCCGACGACCTCACCCTGAGCTGA
- a CDS encoding maleylpyruvate isomerase N-terminal domain-containing protein has product MSTGESTNGAGPARALRAAYEAASAVVAGLGDEESWLPTGCTGWAVRDLVFHCLGDAQRALVALHTPTPKPVDRDAVTYWQDWEPNTTGAANGRRWVRVNASMFLDFGQLQGLYLETLAAVVHAAEAADPARHVGTQGHVLTAGDLLTTLAVEATVHHLDLTVRLPGAPEPAPEGLAAVRTTLDGLLGRPALPQWSDAHYARVGTGRAPLTEAERTALGTAADRFPLFG; this is encoded by the coding sequence ATGAGCACTGGGGAGTCGACGAACGGCGCGGGCCCGGCACGGGCGCTGCGCGCGGCGTACGAGGCGGCCTCGGCGGTCGTCGCGGGACTGGGTGACGAGGAGTCGTGGCTGCCGACCGGCTGTACCGGCTGGGCGGTCCGCGACCTCGTCTTCCACTGCCTGGGCGACGCCCAGCGTGCCCTGGTGGCCCTGCACACGCCGACGCCGAAGCCGGTGGACCGGGACGCGGTGACGTACTGGCAGGACTGGGAGCCGAACACCACCGGGGCGGCGAACGGCCGCCGCTGGGTGCGGGTGAACGCGAGCATGTTCCTCGACTTCGGTCAGCTCCAGGGGCTTTACCTGGAGACGCTGGCGGCGGTCGTGCACGCGGCGGAGGCGGCCGACCCCGCGCGGCACGTGGGCACGCAGGGGCATGTGCTGACGGCCGGGGACCTGCTGACCACCCTCGCGGTGGAGGCGACCGTCCACCACCTGGACCTGACCGTCCGGCTGCCCGGGGCGCCGGAACCGGCGCCCGAGGGGCTGGCCGCGGTGCGTACCACCCTGGACGGTCTGCTCGGCCGGCCCGCGCTCCCGCAGTGGAGCGACGCGCACTACGCGCGCGTGGGCACCGGCCGGGCCCCGCTCACCGAGGCCGAGCGCACGGCGCTGGGCACGGCGGCGGACCGGTTCCCGCTGTTCGGCTGA